From a single Nostoc edaphicum CCNP1411 genomic region:
- a CDS encoding BlaI/MecI/CopY family transcriptional regulator produces MAPLPDYRPKQLSLGPLEAEILNIIWELGSATVKDVHDRILADPNRELAYTSVTTVLRRLTDKGWLACDKKERAFYWRPMLSKQQSDVIKAHEQLQRFLAVGNPDVIAAFADSLDEAASEQIAAIAKRIQSARQAREEQ; encoded by the coding sequence ATGGCACCTTTACCCGACTACCGCCCTAAACAACTATCTTTAGGCCCATTGGAAGCGGAAATTTTAAATATTATCTGGGAACTTGGTTCAGCCACAGTCAAGGATGTACACGATCGCATCCTCGCCGATCCCAACCGCGAATTAGCGTATACTTCTGTCACCACCGTTTTACGCCGCCTCACTGATAAAGGTTGGCTGGCCTGCGACAAGAAAGAGCGGGCATTCTATTGGCGGCCAATGCTGAGTAAGCAGCAATCAGATGTCATCAAAGCTCACGAGCAGTTACAGCGATTTCTGGCGGTGGGAAATCCTGATGTTATTGCTGCTTTTGCAGATAGCTTAGATGAAGCAGCTAGTGAGCAAATAGCAGCGATCGCCAAACGCATTCAATCTGCACGCCAAGCCAGGGAGGAACAATGA
- the rfbC gene encoding dTDP-4-dehydrorhamnose 3,5-epimerase, with protein MSIVHTKIPDVIQLEPQVFADERGFFFEAYNDRKFAQETGIFANFVQDNHSGSKQNVLRGLHYQIQKPQGKLVRAIVGTIFDVAVDIRKSSTTFGKWVGYELSAENKRLLWIPPGFAHGFLVLSEIAEVLYKATDYYAPQGDRTILWNDPDLAIDWPLSASPILSAKDQAGKSLRTAEIFD; from the coding sequence ATGAGTATTGTACATACCAAAATTCCCGACGTTATACAACTCGAACCCCAAGTATTTGCAGACGAGCGCGGGTTCTTTTTTGAAGCCTACAACGACCGAAAATTTGCTCAAGAGACTGGTATTTTTGCCAACTTTGTCCAAGATAACCACTCTGGCTCTAAACAAAACGTTCTGCGGGGATTACACTACCAAATCCAAAAACCCCAAGGTAAACTTGTCCGGGCTATTGTGGGCACTATCTTTGACGTAGCTGTAGATATTAGAAAAAGTTCCACTACCTTCGGTAAGTGGGTAGGTTATGAACTCAGTGCTGAAAACAAACGCCTACTGTGGATACCACCAGGTTTTGCCCACGGCTTTCTCGTGCTTTCAGAAATAGCTGAAGTTCTCTACAAAGCTACAGATTACTACGCACCCCAAGGCGATCGCACAATTCTATGGAACGATCCAGATTTAGCTATAGATTGGCCCCTAAGTGCCTCACCGATTTTATCAGCTAAAGACCAAGCTGGGAAATCTTTGAGAACTGCTGAAATATTTGATTAA
- a CDS encoding M56 family metallopeptidase — MHLMMILIALAVAWLLRSSWNQSQGNWSLRWQRSLFLFLFPPLLIFMTAIAVLFMGPQGQMGGMYTGSISYLLAFIYLAFFAISCIKLAFQGWQSVESARNCPLVNVGDRRARLLQTGALFAGQIGFWQPELVVSQGLVQALSPAHLESVLAHEQGHHYYRDTFWFFWLGWVRSCTAWLPNTEPLWEELLALRELRADGYAALQVDPLVLAESLLLVVSTSPVLSEICCAALGSSGADRLEQRVKALLAPPESTSETQLQSWHSFLLAFLPLLTVIFHS; from the coding sequence ATGCATTTAATGATGATTTTGATTGCTTTGGCAGTTGCCTGGTTATTAAGATCCTCTTGGAATCAATCCCAAGGCAATTGGAGTCTGCGGTGGCAGCGATCGCTATTTTTGTTTCTCTTCCCGCCCTTGCTAATTTTCATGACTGCGATCGCGGTGCTGTTCATGGGGCCTCAAGGACAAATGGGCGGGATGTATACAGGCTCAATTAGCTATTTACTAGCATTCATTTATTTAGCATTTTTTGCCATTTCATGCATTAAACTTGCCTTCCAGGGTTGGCAGTCTGTAGAATCTGCCCGTAACTGCCCTTTAGTGAATGTTGGCGATAGACGAGCCAGACTGCTGCAAACCGGGGCGCTGTTCGCAGGTCAGATTGGTTTTTGGCAACCAGAATTAGTAGTTAGCCAAGGATTAGTGCAAGCTCTCTCACCCGCTCATTTAGAAAGCGTCTTAGCCCATGAGCAAGGGCATCACTATTATAGGGATACGTTCTGGTTTTTCTGGCTGGGTTGGGTGCGTTCCTGCACCGCATGGTTGCCGAATACAGAGCCTTTGTGGGAAGAACTTTTAGCTTTGCGCGAACTCCGTGCCGACGGTTATGCAGCATTGCAAGTAGACCCTCTGGTGCTAGCGGAATCACTTTTATTAGTGGTTAGTACCAGCCCAGTCTTATCGGAAATTTGCTGTGCTGCATTAGGTTCATCTGGTGCAGATCGCTTAGAACAAAGAGTAAAAGCCCTATTAGCACCACCAGAATCAACTTCAGAAACCCAATTGCAATCCTGGCATAGCTTTCTGTTGGCGTTCCTACCTCTACTGACTGTGATATTTCATAGTTAA
- a CDS encoding iron uptake porin, whose product MSNLLWKSLVVSPAVLGATLLVSTTAIAAPNTTTEVSPAGQASATEVVQQPEILAQTTIDQVNRYSNEGNQNNSQSQVTSVSQFSDVQPTDWAFQALQSLVERYGCIAGYPNATYRGNRALTRYEFAAGLNACLDRVNELIATATADLVTKQDLATLQRLQEEFSAELATLRGRVDSLEARTAELEANQFSTTTKLVGEAIFAVSDVFGGTSGDNNNTVFQNRVRLDLQTSFTGRDVLHTRLAAGNAEAFLLDTPVVTNEGTQTFQVGNGDGGNSVKIDRLTYEVPIGPANVYLAASGGRHSHYAAVNNPYFFDQTDGGNGALSSFASESPIYRIGGGAGIALNIPFGQNSGILGNSSITAGYLASEANNPGLGQGLTNGDYAALGQFNFSVGDRLALAATYVHAYNGGAGNLFNSGSTSNADLVAVGTGQGNALLGEGSSNSYGLSAAFRPSDKLSISGFVSYHDVTGFGADDDYEAWSYGAGVALVDFGKQGNVLGIFAGAEPYSRNRAVFAGSGNDVPYHFEGFYKYRVSDNISVTPGVIWLTSPGQNSDNDDAIIGTLRTTFTF is encoded by the coding sequence ATGTCTAATCTTTTGTGGAAATCCTTAGTGGTTAGCCCAGCAGTTTTGGGAGCAACATTGTTAGTTTCGACAACAGCAATTGCCGCCCCAAACACAACCACTGAAGTATCGCCAGCCGGACAAGCAAGTGCAACTGAAGTTGTCCAACAGCCAGAAATATTGGCTCAAACAACCATAGATCAAGTTAATCGCTACAGTAACGAAGGCAATCAAAATAACTCCCAGTCTCAAGTAACATCGGTTTCTCAATTTTCCGACGTACAACCCACCGACTGGGCATTCCAAGCATTGCAGTCCTTGGTTGAGCGCTATGGTTGTATTGCAGGTTACCCAAATGCTACTTATCGCGGTAACCGTGCTTTGACTCGTTATGAATTTGCCGCTGGTTTGAATGCCTGTTTGGATCGAGTTAACGAATTGATTGCCACAGCAACAGCTGACTTGGTAACCAAACAAGATTTAGCTACTTTGCAGCGGTTACAAGAAGAATTTTCCGCAGAATTGGCAACCCTACGCGGTCGCGTAGATTCCCTTGAAGCGCGGACTGCTGAATTGGAAGCTAATCAGTTCTCCACTACCACCAAACTAGTTGGTGAAGCCATTTTTGCTGTTAGTGATGTGTTTGGCGGTACTAGTGGTGACAACAACAACACTGTCTTCCAAAACAGAGTACGCTTAGACTTGCAAACCAGCTTCACAGGTAGAGATGTTTTACACACACGTCTTGCTGCTGGTAATGCAGAAGCTTTTTTACTTGATACTCCTGTAGTCACTAATGAAGGTACACAAACCTTTCAAGTCGGTAATGGCGATGGTGGCAACAGTGTCAAAATAGACCGTTTAACCTATGAAGTTCCCATAGGCCCAGCCAACGTTTACCTCGCAGCTAGTGGCGGACGACACAGCCATTACGCTGCTGTTAACAACCCCTACTTTTTCGATCAAACTGACGGTGGTAATGGCGCCCTGTCTAGCTTTGCTTCTGAAAGTCCCATTTATCGGATTGGTGGTGGTGCAGGTATAGCGCTCAACATACCCTTTGGTCAAAACAGCGGTATTTTGGGAAATAGTTCAATAACTGCGGGTTACTTGGCATCAGAAGCGAATAATCCTGGTCTTGGTCAAGGTCTTACCAATGGCGACTATGCAGCTTTAGGACAGTTTAACTTTAGTGTAGGCGATCGCTTGGCTTTAGCTGCTACCTACGTCCACGCATATAATGGCGGAGCTGGTAATTTATTCAACTCCGGTTCTACGTCAAATGCAGATCTTGTTGCAGTAGGTACTGGACAAGGTAATGCTTTACTAGGTGAAGGTTCCAGCAATTCCTACGGTCTGTCAGCTGCGTTTAGACCCAGCGACAAGCTATCAATTAGTGGCTTCGTCTCTTACCATGATGTCACCGGCTTCGGTGCAGATGATGATTATGAAGCTTGGAGCTACGGTGCTGGGGTTGCTTTAGTTGATTTTGGTAAACAGGGTAATGTTTTAGGTATTTTCGCTGGAGCAGAACCTTATTCTCGTAACCGAGCAGTTTTTGCTGGTAGTGGTAATGATGTACCTTATCACTTTGAAGGTTTCTACAAGTATCGCGTGTCAGATAACATCTCTGTTACCCCTGGTGTAATCTGGTTGACCTCTCCTGGTCAAAACAGCGATAACGACGATGCAATTATCGGTACGCTCAGAACAACTTTCACCTTCTAG
- the rfbD gene encoding dTDP-4-dehydrorhamnose reductase, with product MSKSILLIGSNGQVGKELQQILPSSGNVISVARPTVDLAQPDTLCSIIRSNQPQIIINAAAYTAVDKAESEPELATAINATAPLILAQESQKLGAFLIHISTDYVFDGNGYRPYQETDATNPLSVYGKTKLAGEEAIRETCAHHLILRTAWVYGNFGKSNFVKTMLRLGAERQEIRVVADQIGSPTWAQDIAAVIAQIIPLLTPEISGNYHYTNSGVASWYDFAVAIFEEAQQLGFPLKVERIVPITTAEYPTPASRPAYSVLACGKISAILGTYPPHWRQRLRQMLTDLKIGHED from the coding sequence ATGAGTAAATCAATTTTGTTGATTGGTAGCAACGGTCAAGTGGGTAAGGAACTGCAACAAATACTCCCATCCTCCGGCAATGTTATCTCAGTAGCACGCCCAACAGTAGACCTTGCCCAGCCTGATACTCTGTGCAGTATTATCAGATCCAACCAACCGCAAATCATCATTAACGCCGCAGCTTATACTGCTGTGGACAAAGCAGAAAGTGAACCCGAACTTGCTACCGCAATTAATGCTACTGCACCCTTAATTCTTGCCCAAGAAAGCCAAAAATTAGGAGCTTTCCTAATTCATATTTCGACCGATTATGTTTTTGATGGTAATGGGTATCGCCCTTACCAGGAAACCGATGCAACTAATCCTTTGAGTGTCTATGGCAAAACCAAACTCGCTGGAGAAGAAGCTATTCGGGAAACTTGCGCTCATCACCTCATCCTACGTACTGCTTGGGTTTATGGAAACTTTGGCAAAAGTAACTTTGTTAAAACCATGCTGCGGCTAGGTGCAGAACGCCAAGAAATCCGTGTTGTCGCGGATCAAATTGGTAGCCCGACTTGGGCGCAAGATATAGCCGCAGTCATAGCCCAGATCATTCCTCTGTTAACCCCAGAAATTAGCGGCAATTATCACTACACTAATAGCGGTGTTGCTAGCTGGTATGACTTTGCAGTTGCCATTTTTGAAGAAGCCCAACAGCTAGGCTTCCCTTTAAAAGTTGAACGGATTGTCCCCATTACAACTGCCGAATATCCAACACCAGCCAGTCGCCCAGCCTATTCTGTGCTTGCTTGTGGAAAAATTTCAGCAATTCTAGGGACTTATCCCCCCCATTGGCGACAAAGACTCAGACAAATGCTCACAGATTTGAAAATAGGGCATGAAGATTAG
- a CDS encoding Rrf2 family transcriptional regulator yields MELSCKSEYAILALLEMAAHYESGEPLQIRHIAARQNIPDRYLEQLLATLRRGGIVKSQRGSKGGYLLTREPRKIILFEILECLEGLEVRTGEEKVNSKTVDSSVIEEIWQEASRAANSVLQKYTLQDLCEKRDSRRQLDIMYYI; encoded by the coding sequence GTGGAACTATCCTGTAAATCGGAATACGCAATTCTCGCCTTATTAGAGATGGCTGCTCATTACGAAAGTGGCGAACCGCTGCAAATTCGACACATTGCAGCAAGACAAAATATACCCGATCGCTATCTGGAACAGCTACTAGCAACCTTAAGGCGTGGGGGTATAGTCAAGAGTCAACGCGGGTCAAAAGGTGGCTATCTGTTAACGCGAGAACCCCGAAAAATCATCCTTTTTGAGATTTTAGAATGTTTAGAAGGGTTAGAGGTGCGGACTGGTGAAGAAAAGGTTAATTCCAAAACGGTAGACAGTTCGGTTATAGAAGAAATTTGGCAAGAAGCAAGTCGCGCGGCAAATTCAGTGTTGCAAAAATATACGCTCCAGGATCTTTGTGAAAAACGAGATTCCCGGCGGCAGTTGGATATAATGTACTACATTTAG
- a CDS encoding glycosyltransferase family 4 protein, which yields MPVLANLSFAPTQPTGWLNYSLNLFKELKNLDVDVLSPLKISGIKCYYSPPDITTDFGIKGHLKRLLWTQFKLPNIYHKMNSTLLFSPIPEAPLFSSCSYIVTVHDLIPLRFPQWFSVTQQLYCSYYIRAVIRQSKHVICNSIATAEDLSKFLGVSQDKITAIPLAYDVKNFFCLDLPTQNYFLYLGRHNPHKNTERLIAAFAALPNCKDYELWLVGPSDRRYTPVLTAQVQKLGITNQVKFLDYMPYSELPKIINQAIALVFPSLWEGFGLPVLEAMACGTPVITSNLSSLPEVAGDAAILINPYNTGEITEGMQVIATNSALRSRLSSQGIIHSQQFSWEKTGQATVEVLSRYI from the coding sequence ATGCCTGTTCTCGCAAATTTATCTTTTGCACCAACTCAACCAACAGGTTGGTTAAATTATAGCCTGAATTTATTCAAAGAGCTAAAAAATTTAGATGTTGACGTATTAAGTCCACTAAAAATATCTGGCATTAAATGTTATTATTCTCCACCAGATATTACGACAGATTTTGGCATAAAAGGGCATTTAAAGCGCCTGTTATGGACGCAATTTAAACTGCCGAATATATATCATAAAATGAATTCTACGTTACTATTTTCTCCTATTCCAGAGGCTCCTTTATTTTCTTCTTGTTCTTATATAGTTACTGTTCATGATTTAATTCCTCTTAGATTTCCACAATGGTTTTCTGTGACACAGCAGCTTTATTGCAGTTATTATATTCGTGCTGTAATCAGACAATCAAAACACGTTATTTGTAATTCAATAGCAACGGCTGAAGATTTAAGCAAATTTTTGGGAGTTTCCCAGGATAAAATAACTGCAATTCCACTAGCTTATGATGTCAAAAATTTTTTTTGCTTGGATTTACCAACGCAAAATTATTTCCTTTATTTAGGACGGCATAATCCTCACAAAAATACTGAACGTTTAATTGCCGCTTTTGCGGCATTACCTAACTGTAAAGATTACGAGCTTTGGCTAGTAGGACCCAGCGATCGCCGTTATACTCCAGTTTTGACAGCGCAAGTTCAGAAACTAGGTATAACTAATCAAGTGAAGTTCCTAGACTATATGCCTTACAGCGAATTGCCAAAAATCATCAATCAAGCGATCGCTCTCGTTTTCCCCAGTCTTTGGGAAGGTTTTGGTTTACCTGTCCTCGAAGCGATGGCTTGTGGTACTCCCGTCATTACCTCCAATCTCTCCTCCTTACCAGAAGTAGCTGGCGATGCGGCGATTCTGATCAACCCCTACAACACCGGAGAAATTACAGAGGGGATGCAGGTTATCGCAACTAATTCGGCATTGCGATCGCGCCTTTCTAGTCAAGGTATCATTCACTCCCAACAATTCAGTTGGGAAAAAACTGGACAAGCAACCGTTGAAGTGTTATCCCGCTACATATAA
- a CDS encoding 2-phosphosulfolactate phosphatase family protein has protein sequence MKLFVYHTPELTPTDKAPECAIAVDVLRATSTIATVLAAGGEAVQVFSDLDQLIEVSEKWPPEKRLRAGERGGAKVPGFELGNSPLDCTPELVQGRRLFISTTNGTRALQRVQDSPNLLAAALINRAAVVQFLLEKQPETVWIVGSGWEGSFSLEDTVCAGAIAHSILQQTQLSPEELAGNDEVVSAIALYSQWQDNLLGLFHQASHGQRLLRLDCLDDLKYCSQTDILDVLPIQHETGVLKRG, from the coding sequence GTGAAGCTATTCGTATATCACACTCCTGAATTGACTCCAACGGATAAAGCGCCAGAATGTGCGATCGCAGTCGATGTATTGCGAGCCACTAGCACAATTGCAACAGTTTTGGCGGCTGGAGGCGAAGCTGTACAAGTATTCAGCGATTTAGATCAGTTAATTGAAGTTAGCGAAAAATGGCCCCCTGAAAAACGCCTGCGGGCTGGAGAACGCGGCGGTGCAAAAGTACCTGGCTTTGAGTTGGGAAACTCTCCCCTCGACTGCACACCAGAATTAGTGCAGGGGCGTCGCTTATTTATCAGTACCACCAATGGCACTCGTGCCTTACAAAGGGTACAAGACTCCCCAAATCTATTAGCAGCAGCCTTGATCAACCGGGCGGCGGTGGTGCAATTTCTCCTAGAGAAACAACCAGAGACAGTATGGATTGTCGGTTCTGGTTGGGAAGGTAGTTTTTCCTTAGAGGATACAGTTTGTGCAGGTGCGATCGCTCATAGTATTTTGCAGCAAACCCAGTTGTCACCAGAAGAACTAGCTGGTAATGATGAAGTTGTTAGTGCGATCGCTCTTTACTCTCAGTGGCAAGATAACTTATTAGGATTATTCCACCAAGCTAGTCACGGTCAACGATTATTGCGTCTTGACTGTTTAGATGATTTAAAATATTGTTCCCAAACTGATATTTTAGATGTCTTGCCAATACAACATGAAACGGGAGTTTTAAAAAGGGGATAG
- a CDS encoding glucose-1-phosphate thymidylyltransferase, producing the protein MKALILSGGKGTRLRPLTYSGAKQLVPVANKPVLWYGIEEMVATGITDIGIIISPETGAEVQGKTGNGESFGANITYIVQEQPLGLAHAVQIARPFLGDSPFVMYLGDNLIQLGELRYFLQQFSQQQPDALILLRSVANPSAFGVAQVDETGRVLQLIEKPKVPPSNLALVGVYFFSHLIFDAIANIQPSARGELEITDAIQYLINQEKQVLAYNLKGWWLDTGKKDDLLEANRLILDTYLTASVLGEVDAQSQIIGRVQIGAKSKVINCTVRGPVVIGSNCHLENCFIGPYSSIANNATLIDTDLEHSVILEGAKIAGIHQRIIDSVIGQRAQLTLAPRRPKALRFLIGDDCQIELT; encoded by the coding sequence ATGAAAGCACTAATTCTCTCTGGCGGGAAAGGTACACGCCTACGTCCCCTCACCTATAGCGGAGCCAAACAACTCGTACCAGTTGCGAATAAACCTGTTTTATGGTATGGCATTGAAGAAATGGTCGCTACTGGGATTACTGATATTGGCATCATCATCAGCCCGGAAACTGGGGCAGAAGTCCAAGGGAAAACCGGAAATGGAGAATCCTTTGGAGCAAACATCACCTACATCGTCCAAGAGCAGCCACTCGGACTTGCTCACGCCGTCCAAATCGCCCGTCCCTTTTTAGGAGATTCTCCCTTTGTCATGTACTTGGGCGATAACCTGATTCAACTAGGTGAGTTACGTTACTTTCTGCAACAATTTAGCCAACAACAACCAGATGCTTTGATTCTCTTGCGTTCGGTTGCAAACCCTAGTGCCTTTGGTGTGGCTCAGGTTGATGAAACAGGACGGGTATTACAGTTAATTGAAAAACCCAAAGTTCCTCCTTCAAATCTGGCATTGGTAGGAGTTTATTTCTTTTCTCATCTCATCTTTGATGCGATCGCAAATATCCAACCTTCCGCCAGAGGCGAACTAGAAATTACTGATGCTATTCAATACCTCATTAATCAGGAAAAGCAAGTTTTAGCTTACAATCTCAAAGGTTGGTGGTTAGATACTGGTAAGAAAGATGACTTATTAGAAGCTAACCGATTGATTCTCGATACCTATCTGACAGCATCAGTTCTTGGCGAAGTCGATGCCCAAAGTCAGATTATTGGACGAGTCCAGATCGGTGCAAAATCTAAAGTAATTAACTGCACAGTTCGGGGACCAGTTGTGATTGGTAGCAATTGTCATTTAGAAAACTGCTTTATTGGTCCTTATAGTAGTATTGCTAACAATGCGACACTCATTGATACTGATTTAGAACACAGTGTGATTCTAGAAGGTGCTAAAATTGCCGGAATCCATCAGCGGATAATTGATAGTGTGATTGGGCAAAGGGCACAATTGACTCTCGCACCCCGTCGCCCCAAAGCCTTGCGATTTCTAATTGGCGATGACTGTCAAATTGAACTAACTTAA
- a CDS encoding 6-carboxytetrahydropterin synthase: MQCIVNRRAQFSASHRYWLPELSEAENIEKFGACSRFPGHGHNYVLFISLTGELDEYGMVLNLSDVKHVIKREVTSQLDFSYLNDVWAEFQQTLPTTENIARIIWQRLAPHLPLVRVQLFEHPELWADYMGNAMEAYLTISTHFSAAHRLAHPKLSNEENTEIYGKCARPNGHGHNYHLEVTVKGKIDPRTGMIIDLGALNQVVEDYVLEPFDHTFLNKDIPYFAEVVPTAENIALYISNLLRSPIQELGAKLYKVKLIESPNNSCEIYCTESESDSVSTSVNQPVLASV; encoded by the coding sequence ATGCAATGCATTGTTAATCGCCGCGCCCAGTTTTCAGCAAGTCATCGCTATTGGTTGCCAGAACTGAGTGAAGCCGAGAATATTGAGAAATTTGGTGCTTGCTCTAGATTTCCGGGACACGGACATAATTATGTTTTATTTATCTCCCTAACCGGGGAATTAGATGAATATGGCATGGTGCTGAACTTGTCTGATGTGAAACACGTAATTAAACGAGAAGTTACCAGTCAATTGGACTTCTCTTATCTCAACGATGTGTGGGCAGAATTTCAACAAACTCTGCCTACCACTGAGAATATTGCACGGATTATCTGGCAGCGGCTAGCACCCCATTTGCCTCTAGTCCGTGTGCAGTTATTTGAACATCCTGAACTTTGGGCAGATTATATGGGAAACGCAATGGAAGCCTACCTCACTATCAGTACTCACTTTAGCGCCGCCCATCGGCTAGCTCATCCTAAGCTCAGTAACGAAGAAAACACTGAGATTTATGGTAAGTGCGCTCGTCCCAACGGTCACGGACACAACTACCATCTAGAAGTCACTGTCAAAGGAAAAATTGACCCGCGTACTGGGATGATTATTGATTTAGGTGCCCTGAATCAAGTGGTAGAAGATTATGTGTTAGAGCCATTCGATCACACATTTTTAAACAAAGATATTCCCTACTTTGCCGAAGTTGTGCCCACTGCTGAGAATATCGCACTTTACATTAGTAATTTACTGCGATCGCCCATTCAGGAATTGGGAGCTAAACTTTACAAAGTAAAACTGATTGAAAGTCCCAATAACTCCTGTGAAATTTACTGCACGGAGTCAGAATCAGATTCAGTCAGCACATCCGTGAATCAGCCAGTATTGGCAAGCGTTTAA
- a CDS encoding J domain-containing protein yields MVNSKHVSNHYETLKVSPSASQAEIKLAYRRLVKLFHPDSHQDTADHEQIIRINAAYEVLGDNQNRRNYDQELQDDSQKLNSDRQQRTASAQKHYQTRRKTGRDVDEQVEEWLRQVYQPVNRLLCTILYSLEEQMEQLAADPFDDELLDEFQEYLQACRDDLKQAQSTFRSLPNPPSLARTAAHLYYSLDQVADGLEELGYFPLNYDERYLHTGQELFRIATGLHCEAQASVT; encoded by the coding sequence ATGGTCAATTCTAAGCACGTTTCTAACCATTACGAAACTCTCAAAGTTAGTCCAAGTGCAAGCCAAGCGGAGATTAAGCTTGCTTATCGCCGCTTGGTTAAGTTATTTCATCCTGACAGTCATCAGGATACAGCCGATCACGAGCAGATTATCCGCATCAATGCAGCTTATGAGGTCTTAGGCGATAACCAAAATCGCCGTAATTATGACCAAGAACTGCAAGATGACTCTCAAAAATTAAATAGCGATCGCCAACAGCGTACAGCATCAGCGCAAAAGCATTACCAGACAAGACGAAAAACAGGACGCGACGTTGATGAGCAAGTCGAGGAATGGCTGCGCCAAGTTTACCAACCAGTTAATCGTTTGCTTTGTACCATTCTTTATTCGTTAGAAGAACAAATGGAGCAATTAGCTGCTGATCCGTTTGATGATGAGCTGTTAGATGAATTTCAGGAATACTTACAAGCCTGTCGAGATGACCTCAAACAGGCACAAAGTACTTTTCGCTCCCTACCGAATCCCCCTAGTCTAGCAAGAACAGCGGCTCACCTCTACTACAGCCTCGATCAGGTAGCAGATGGACTCGAAGAATTAGGTTATTTTCCTTTGAACTACGATGAGCGTTATTTGCACACAGGTCAAGAACTATTCCGCATAGCTACGGGATTACACTGTGAGGCACAAGCGTCTGTTACATAG
- the cysK gene encoding cysteine synthase A has translation MRIARNITELVGRTPLVQLNRIPQTEGCVAEIVVKLESMNPSASVKDRIGVSMINAAEEEGLITPGKTVLVEPTSGNTGIALAMAAAAKGYRLILTMPETMSGERRAMLRAYGAELELTPGMEGMSGAIGRAQQIVNTTPNTYMLQQFRNPANAKVHRETTAEEIWEDTDGQVDIIVAGVGTGGTITGVAEVIKARKPNSKAIAVEPANSSVLSGGRPGPHKIQGIGAGFIPQVLKIKLIDEVITVTDEEAIAYSRRLAKEEGLLSGISSGAALCAAIRVAQRQENKGRLIVMIQPSFGERYLSTPLFQDLEARLATSVS, from the coding sequence ATGCGAATAGCTCGTAACATTACAGAACTGGTTGGTCGTACACCCCTAGTGCAGTTGAACCGTATTCCTCAAACAGAAGGATGTGTTGCGGAAATTGTGGTCAAGCTGGAAAGTATGAACCCATCGGCATCAGTTAAAGACCGGATTGGGGTGAGTATGATTAACGCTGCTGAAGAAGAGGGACTGATTACTCCTGGGAAAACAGTATTGGTAGAACCCACATCTGGAAACACAGGAATTGCCCTCGCAATGGCAGCAGCAGCCAAGGGTTATCGATTAATTTTGACAATGCCAGAGACGATGAGTGGGGAGCGTCGGGCAATGTTGCGGGCCTATGGAGCAGAACTGGAACTAACACCAGGTATGGAAGGTATGAGTGGAGCAATTGGGCGGGCGCAACAAATAGTTAATACTACGCCAAATACCTATATGTTACAGCAGTTCCGCAATCCAGCCAATGCAAAAGTGCATCGAGAAACTACAGCAGAGGAAATCTGGGAAGATACTGATGGACAAGTAGATATCATTGTGGCAGGGGTGGGCACTGGTGGTACGATCACTGGTGTAGCAGAAGTGATTAAAGCACGCAAACCTAATTCTAAAGCGATCGCTGTTGAACCAGCCAATAGCTCTGTTTTATCAGGGGGAAGACCAGGGCCACACAAAATCCAGGGAATTGGTGCTGGGTTTATTCCCCAAGTATTAAAGATAAAATTGATTGATGAAGTGATTACTGTCACCGATGAAGAAGCGATCGCTTACAGTCGGCGTTTGGCAAAAGAAGAAGGGCTACTATCTGGTATTTCTAGTGGAGCAGCTTTATGTGCAGCAATTCGCGTCGCCCAACGTCAAGAAAATAAGGGACGTTTAATTGTGATGATTCAGCCCAGTTTTGGCGAGAGGTATTTGAGTACACCGTTGTTCCAAGACTTGGAGGCAAGATTAGCCACTAGCGTCAGTTAA